One part of the Anaeromyxobacter sp. Fw109-5 genome encodes these proteins:
- a CDS encoding glycosyltransferase, translating to MSAPVTSPPFDRTSSPGSSPRNDRREEATAPRDRDHAKGLEAALAEARLALVRERSRSLQLRQDLQRVEERLQRTEAELEGIQASTAWRAARIYYRVRDDFWPLRVAHRAARRLKARLGGLRSAVAQARSLLPNGGGQLTGLTLGRRDRVSVVLPVYNQASMLAESIESVLGQTYRDLELIVVNDGSTDGVESILERFADDPRVVVVTQPNQKLPSALNNGFDFATGEFYTWTSADNVMLPRQLEVLVGYLRAHPEQAMVFSDYQAIDDRGLPLDDASFRPQNQDPHDRSRMRLPREVTVANLHRSGDNFIGASFLYRRDAARVVGAYAEDTFGGEDYDYWLRVHALFGIGHVDEVLYRYRVHDNTLNARARELRIGESVRRLLERHGERLAFLASSPSWLQLGLEIPGARPAAAGETADIVAYPLSRAGDPALREPADAGRSLRVCVVDLPLDEVDEAVAARADLLFVIDPIVQAHLDRELPGRAFLLDLARDPALARRIASLRLFEKRSAHPGRQPAARVLPVREPLRVGFQVDGMDRGGLEQIVSDLVRNVDRSRVLPTLLVHASDCGTAGRALRENGLEVVVTGRDERRLVEAVRERNLQVVNLHHSVAGLSAYRDLGVATVYTVHSSYVWLDPLARRARAERLRSVDLHLAVSPQVGRFFEETFEVDPRRVRIVPNGLDPSELEDAHRASREGLGLSETDFVFLQVGSFSPNKLQRTTVEAFARVCTGVPEARLVLVGNAFDPRYAREVEDAVRAGGLTDRVRILPWGSRDSIAGLMGAADCFVLPSLVEGWSIAVMEAMYFGLPLVVSDVGSAREVIRDGDIGIVIPCPYERLSELTLEHLVALGERPPEEYVEVLAAAMREVALHRDVWRERGARGRDKVTGPFHVRAMADAYARAYADAYRWLRKTGARRA from the coding sequence ATGAGCGCTCCCGTGACCTCTCCCCCTTTTGACCGGACGAGTTCGCCAGGCTCCTCCCCTCGAAACGATCGTCGCGAGGAGGCGACCGCGCCCCGCGATCGCGACCACGCCAAGGGGCTCGAGGCGGCGCTCGCGGAGGCGCGGCTCGCGCTGGTGCGGGAGCGCTCCCGCTCCCTCCAGCTCCGCCAGGATCTCCAGCGCGTCGAGGAGCGGCTGCAGCGCACGGAGGCCGAGCTCGAGGGTATCCAGGCGAGCACCGCGTGGAGGGCGGCGCGGATCTACTACCGTGTCCGGGACGACTTCTGGCCGCTGCGGGTGGCGCACCGCGCCGCCCGCAGGCTCAAGGCCCGGCTCGGCGGGCTTCGCAGCGCGGTCGCGCAGGCCCGCTCGCTCCTGCCCAACGGCGGAGGCCAGCTGACCGGCCTCACCCTGGGGCGCCGCGACCGCGTGAGCGTCGTGCTCCCGGTCTACAACCAGGCGTCGATGCTCGCCGAGTCCATCGAGAGCGTCCTCGGCCAGACGTACCGCGATCTCGAGCTCATCGTGGTGAACGACGGGTCGACGGACGGCGTGGAGTCGATCCTCGAGCGCTTCGCCGACGACCCCCGCGTCGTCGTCGTCACTCAGCCGAACCAGAAGCTCCCGTCCGCCCTCAACAACGGGTTCGACTTCGCCACCGGCGAGTTCTACACCTGGACCTCGGCGGACAACGTGATGCTGCCTCGCCAGCTCGAGGTGCTCGTGGGGTATCTCCGCGCGCACCCGGAGCAGGCCATGGTCTTCTCCGATTACCAGGCGATCGACGATCGCGGGCTTCCGCTCGACGACGCCTCCTTCCGCCCGCAGAACCAGGACCCGCACGATCGCAGCCGGATGAGGCTCCCGCGCGAGGTCACGGTCGCGAACCTCCACCGAAGCGGCGACAACTTCATCGGGGCCAGCTTCCTCTATCGGCGCGACGCGGCCCGCGTCGTCGGCGCTTACGCGGAGGACACCTTCGGCGGGGAGGACTACGACTACTGGCTCCGGGTCCACGCGCTCTTCGGGATCGGCCACGTCGACGAGGTGCTCTACCGGTACCGCGTCCACGACAACACGCTCAACGCGCGCGCGAGAGAGCTGCGCATCGGGGAGAGCGTTCGCCGCCTGCTCGAACGGCACGGCGAGCGGCTCGCGTTCCTCGCGTCCTCGCCGTCGTGGCTGCAGCTCGGCCTCGAGATCCCGGGGGCGCGGCCCGCGGCCGCCGGCGAGACGGCCGACATCGTGGCCTACCCGCTGTCGCGCGCGGGCGATCCCGCCCTGCGCGAGCCCGCGGACGCGGGCCGCTCACTGCGCGTCTGCGTCGTGGACCTGCCGCTCGACGAGGTGGACGAAGCGGTGGCCGCGCGTGCGGATCTGCTGTTCGTCATCGACCCGATCGTCCAGGCGCACCTCGATCGCGAGCTGCCGGGCCGCGCGTTCCTCCTCGATCTCGCCCGCGATCCCGCGCTCGCCCGCCGGATCGCGAGCCTGCGCCTGTTCGAGAAGCGCAGCGCGCATCCGGGTCGCCAGCCGGCCGCCCGGGTCCTGCCCGTGCGCGAGCCGCTGCGCGTCGGCTTCCAGGTCGACGGGATGGACCGCGGCGGGCTCGAGCAGATCGTCTCGGATCTCGTTCGCAACGTCGACCGGTCCCGAGTGCTTCCGACCCTGCTCGTTCACGCCTCCGACTGCGGCACCGCCGGCCGCGCGCTGAGGGAGAACGGGCTGGAGGTCGTCGTCACGGGGCGCGACGAGCGACGGCTGGTCGAGGCGGTCCGGGAGCGAAATCTCCAGGTGGTGAACCTGCACCACAGCGTCGCCGGCCTCTCCGCCTATCGCGACCTCGGCGTAGCGACCGTGTACACCGTGCACTCGAGCTACGTGTGGCTGGATCCGCTCGCCCGGAGGGCGCGCGCCGAGCGGCTGCGCTCCGTCGATCTGCATCTCGCCGTGTCGCCGCAAGTCGGGCGCTTCTTCGAGGAGACCTTCGAGGTGGATCCCCGGCGGGTCCGCATCGTGCCGAACGGGCTCGATCCGAGCGAGCTGGAGGACGCCCACCGGGCGTCCCGCGAGGGCCTGGGCCTCTCCGAGACGGACTTCGTCTTCCTGCAGGTGGGGTCGTTCTCGCCCAACAAGCTGCAGCGCACCACCGTCGAGGCGTTCGCCCGCGTGTGCACCGGGGTGCCGGAGGCTCGGCTCGTCCTCGTCGGGAACGCCTTCGATCCCCGCTACGCGCGTGAGGTCGAGGACGCCGTCCGCGCCGGAGGATTGACCGACCGCGTACGTATCCTGCCATGGGGAAGTCGCGATTCGATCGCAGGTCTCATGGGCGCCGCCGACTGCTTCGTCCTCCCATCGCTCGTCGAGGGGTGGAGCATCGCGGTCATGGAGGCCATGTACTTCGGCCTCCCGCTCGTCGTCTCCGACGTGGGATCGGCGCGGGAGGTGATCCGCGACGGCGACATCGGGATCGTCATCCCGTGCCCCTACGAGCGGTTGTCGGAGCTCACCCTCGAGCACCTCGTCGCGCTCGGGGAGCGGCCGCCGGAGGAGTACGTCGAGGTGCTCGCCGCGGCGATGCGCGAGGTGGCGCTCCACAGGGACGTCTGGCGGGAGCGCGGCGCGCGTGGCCGTGACAAGGTGACCGGTCCGTTCCACGTCCGCGCGATGGCGGACGCGTACGCCCGCGCCTACGCCGACGCGTACCGCTGGCTGCGGAAGACCGGGGCGCGGCGCGCCTGA
- the purE gene encoding 5-(carboxyamino)imidazole ribonucleotide mutase yields MDPKVLILMGSDSDWEVMSEAKKALDDLGVPAEVHVSSAHRTPERTGKLAREAAGRGVQVIVCGAGAAAHLAGVCAAETELPVLGVPLAASDLKGLDALLATAQMPAGVPVGTLAIGKAGARNAGLLAARIVARTDAQVAERVRVQRRKMAEEVEAKDAALQAKLAAPKG; encoded by the coding sequence ATGGACCCGAAGGTGCTGATCCTCATGGGCTCGGACTCCGACTGGGAGGTCATGTCGGAGGCGAAGAAGGCGCTCGACGATCTGGGGGTGCCGGCGGAGGTGCACGTCTCGTCCGCGCACCGCACGCCGGAGCGAACGGGCAAGCTCGCGCGCGAGGCCGCCGGCCGTGGGGTGCAGGTGATCGTCTGCGGCGCCGGCGCGGCGGCGCACCTCGCCGGCGTCTGCGCCGCGGAGACCGAGCTGCCGGTCCTCGGCGTGCCGCTCGCCGCGAGCGACCTGAAGGGGCTCGACGCGCTGCTCGCGACCGCGCAGATGCCCGCGGGCGTGCCGGTGGGCACGCTCGCCATCGGCAAGGCTGGCGCGCGCAACGCCGGGCTCCTCGCCGCGCGCATCGTCGCCCGCACGGACGCGCAGGTCGCCGAGCGCGTGCGGGTGCAGCGCCGCAAGATGGCCGAGGAGGTCGAGGCCAAGGACGCCGCGCTCCAGGCGAAGCTGGCGGCGCCGAAGGGCTGA
- a CDS encoding ABC transporter permease — MASSVRDVFKYRELLMLLVARDLKVRYKRSSVGMLWTLLNPLLQMIVYTLVFSTIMRIGIEGYPVFLLSGLLPWTLVSVGSVSASMSLLGNQSLIRKVAVPQAVYPLAAVGSKLTDAVLSLPALALLAVALGRPPGVSWLVVPLAFVLAAAFTTGLALLFSSLSVFFRDVRHLIDVLFQIWFYVTPVIYPASFLEGLHPLLRTALALNPASPIVRVFQMSIYEGRIPPASTLGLAVLAAAASLAVGGTFFVRSEHRHIHNF; from the coding sequence GTGGCCAGCTCCGTCCGCGACGTCTTCAAGTACCGCGAGCTGCTGATGCTGCTCGTCGCGCGCGATCTCAAGGTCCGCTACAAGCGCAGCTCCGTGGGGATGCTCTGGACGCTCCTCAACCCGCTGCTGCAGATGATCGTCTACACGCTCGTCTTCTCGACCATCATGCGCATCGGGATCGAGGGCTACCCGGTCTTCCTCCTCTCCGGGCTGTTGCCGTGGACCCTCGTCTCGGTGGGATCCGTCTCCGCCTCGATGTCGCTGCTCGGGAACCAGAGCCTCATCCGCAAGGTCGCCGTCCCGCAGGCGGTCTACCCGCTCGCGGCCGTGGGCTCGAAGCTCACCGACGCCGTGCTCTCCCTCCCGGCGCTGGCGCTCCTCGCCGTGGCGCTCGGCCGTCCACCGGGGGTGTCGTGGCTCGTCGTCCCGCTCGCGTTCGTGCTCGCGGCCGCGTTCACGACGGGGCTCGCGCTGCTGTTCAGCTCGCTGTCGGTGTTCTTCCGGGACGTCCGCCACCTGATCGACGTGCTGTTCCAGATCTGGTTCTACGTGACGCCGGTGATCTACCCGGCGTCGTTCCTCGAGGGGCTGCACCCCCTCCTGCGCACCGCGCTGGCGCTGAACCCCGCCTCGCCGATCGTGCGGGTGTTCCAGATGAGCATCTACGAGGGGCGGATCCCGCCCGCGTCCACCCTGGGGCTCGCGGTGCTCGCCGCGGCCGCTTCGCTCGCCGTCGGCGGCACCTTCTTCGTGCGGTCCGAGCACCGCCACATCCACAACTTCTGA
- a CDS encoding O-antigen ligase: protein MRGGEVAVGPGDEARHGGLVRSLLGRAALVGVVAHAAFLPISIAGMQIGLAVAAGAVAGLWALGERPPAPRLALPVLLLAGAAAASVAVAWATGLPPRSTSTALHWRYLLTPLLVALALEAGGAERGPDGARRAALLVLVVWSAAALAPALFAWVQVRTGIDPMHALGFRAHPLPEAHRLPFAPGAPERFPVVGFFSWYTRLAHALTPVAVLAGTMAALAPVARRTRGFLAFAAAASAAAVLLSGARSAWAGLALAAAAVVALAMKRRARRVALAVSAAAALAATPLLPMAWGWLEETRSASGGNGRATIWLVCADVIRDHPLTGVGYGALPRWSAPYWQQRDPGFGVQAWCHDALLTSVAEGGPLLGGALVAWFALLAMAFVRWRRTGDALGRAGAAGGLAVLVALAINSVVHDVFWTAEPALAFGCAIGVAAVLARPREVHT, encoded by the coding sequence ATGCGCGGGGGCGAGGTGGCGGTCGGTCCGGGTGACGAGGCCCGGCACGGGGGGCTCGTACGCTCCCTGCTCGGGCGCGCCGCGCTCGTGGGGGTCGTCGCCCACGCGGCCTTCCTGCCGATCTCCATCGCCGGGATGCAGATCGGGCTCGCGGTCGCGGCCGGCGCGGTGGCGGGGCTGTGGGCCCTCGGCGAGCGGCCGCCGGCGCCGCGGCTCGCGCTGCCCGTGCTCCTCCTCGCGGGGGCGGCGGCAGCCTCCGTCGCGGTCGCCTGGGCGACCGGCCTGCCGCCGAGGTCCACCTCGACCGCGCTGCACTGGCGCTACCTGCTCACCCCGCTCCTCGTCGCGCTCGCGCTCGAGGCGGGCGGGGCGGAGCGTGGGCCGGACGGCGCGCGCCGCGCGGCGCTGCTCGTGCTCGTGGTGTGGAGCGCGGCCGCGCTCGCGCCCGCGCTGTTCGCCTGGGTGCAGGTCCGCACCGGGATCGATCCGATGCACGCGCTGGGGTTCCGGGCCCACCCGCTGCCCGAGGCGCACCGCCTGCCGTTCGCGCCCGGCGCGCCCGAGCGCTTCCCGGTCGTCGGCTTCTTCAGCTGGTACACCCGGCTCGCGCACGCGCTCACGCCCGTCGCCGTCCTCGCCGGCACGATGGCCGCCCTCGCGCCGGTCGCCCGTCGCACGCGCGGGTTCCTCGCGTTCGCCGCGGCCGCGTCGGCCGCCGCCGTCCTCCTCTCTGGCGCTCGCTCGGCGTGGGCCGGGCTCGCGCTGGCGGCCGCGGCGGTCGTCGCCCTTGCGATGAAGCGGCGCGCCCGGCGGGTGGCGCTCGCCGTCTCCGCCGCCGCGGCGCTCGCCGCGACGCCGCTGCTTCCGATGGCGTGGGGGTGGCTCGAGGAGACCCGCTCCGCCAGCGGCGGCAACGGACGCGCGACGATCTGGCTGGTCTGCGCCGACGTGATCCGCGATCACCCGCTCACCGGCGTGGGGTACGGCGCGCTGCCGCGCTGGTCCGCGCCATACTGGCAGCAGCGCGATCCCGGCTTCGGAGTGCAGGCCTGGTGTCACGACGCGCTGCTCACCTCGGTGGCGGAGGGCGGGCCGCTCCTCGGCGGGGCGCTCGTGGCCTGGTTCGCGCTGCTCGCGATGGCCTTCGTGCGCTGGCGCCGCACCGGAGACGCGCTCGGCCGCGCGGGCGCCGCCGGTGGGCTCGCGGTGCTCGTCGCGCTGGCGATCAACTCCGTCGTGCACGACGTGTTCTGGACCGCGGAGCCGGCGCTCGCGTTCGGCTGCGCCATCGGCGTCGCCGCGGTCCTCGCGCGGCCGCGGGAGGTCCACACGTGA
- a CDS encoding LptF/LptG family permease — translation MILFGYVARRTLNAFVGALAGVVAIFLAVDFVDNSAAFTGPGWAPAVLELYVNKAAVVVRQVAPAAMILGAGIAVSTFRRTREYTAMRAVGLGPWRLAVPVVAVTLLAGGALLLVHDLWGVEAAQRAEEIQALRFGRGGDRRRFEAAREPKRWFRGGDGRRVYHLRGTSPEGGFAHVTVLEVSEAFRLVRRVDAERMRPEGDRWLLEHVEDRTFLPDGTVRVERAASRRYDFPEPPDAFAVVPGRPTQMRWQTLLSQIGIRRRLGLPVAELQLERYNRLAYPFAGVPGAMLALALALRRNRKGHIAAALVESVGVSLLFWGTQGVTWAMGLSGHVAPWVAAWAPNLVFLVVGALAVRRAG, via the coding sequence TTGATCCTGTTCGGCTACGTCGCGCGCCGGACCCTCAACGCGTTCGTCGGCGCCCTCGCGGGGGTCGTCGCGATCTTCCTCGCCGTCGACTTCGTCGACAACTCCGCGGCGTTCACCGGCCCGGGCTGGGCCCCGGCGGTGCTCGAGCTGTACGTGAACAAGGCCGCGGTGGTCGTGCGCCAGGTGGCGCCCGCCGCGATGATCCTCGGCGCCGGCATCGCGGTCTCCACCTTCCGGCGGACGCGCGAGTACACGGCCATGCGCGCGGTGGGGCTCGGGCCCTGGCGGCTCGCTGTGCCCGTGGTCGCGGTGACGCTCCTCGCCGGCGGCGCGCTGCTGCTCGTCCACGACCTGTGGGGCGTGGAGGCCGCGCAGCGCGCCGAGGAGATCCAGGCGCTCCGCTTCGGGCGCGGCGGCGACCGACGGCGGTTCGAGGCCGCGCGCGAGCCGAAGCGCTGGTTCCGCGGCGGGGACGGGCGGCGCGTGTACCACCTGCGCGGCACCTCGCCGGAGGGCGGGTTCGCGCACGTGACGGTGCTCGAGGTGTCGGAGGCGTTCCGGCTCGTTCGCCGCGTGGACGCCGAGCGCATGCGGCCGGAGGGCGACCGCTGGCTGCTCGAGCACGTCGAGGATCGGACCTTCCTCCCGGACGGGACCGTCCGCGTCGAGCGCGCCGCCTCGCGCCGCTACGACTTCCCCGAGCCGCCCGACGCCTTCGCGGTGGTGCCCGGGAGGCCCACGCAGATGCGCTGGCAGACGCTGCTGTCGCAGATCGGCATCCGCCGCCGGCTGGGGCTCCCGGTCGCCGAGCTCCAGCTCGAGCGGTACAACCGGCTGGCGTACCCGTTCGCCGGCGTCCCCGGCGCCATGCTCGCGCTCGCGCTCGCGCTGCGCCGCAACCGCAAGGGCCACATCGCCGCCGCGCTCGTCGAGTCGGTCGGCGTGTCACTCCTGTTCTGGGGCACGCAGGGCGTGACCTGGGCGATGGGGCTGTCGGGCCACGTCGCGCCCTGGGTGGCGGCCTGGGCGCCGAACCTGGTGTTCCTGGTGGTGGGCGCGCTCGCGGTCAGGCGGGCGGGGTAG
- a CDS encoding LptF/LptG family permease, with translation MRLLHRYLAKEILLPFAAGLLFLTQILLATQLLAQADVLFGSGVSLVDVGAVVLYLLPYFLGYVLPIAFLLGAVLGVGRLAEDREVVALGAAGFSPAFLVPVPLAIGVAVAGLGLWLSLDVVPRSLDAARLRLNEIVKRNVMNDVRPGTFYDQIPGYTLYAERVHGGRWGNVLISDRSDPAAPVLALARAGGLEPVGAGEEMRLVLDDGEVHREQVDADEYVLATFRRADVVLGLGTALSDRNAVSRTGRDDLAGLQARVAEARAKGDAAAARRAEGSLHRRIASPLAVIPFALLAVPLGASRRAGRAFGVGATFLVVVAHYLLLRSGEVMAQRGVLPAPLALQLPTLVLSAIALALIALQVRRGTGAVR, from the coding sequence TTGCGGCTGCTCCACCGGTACCTGGCGAAGGAGATCCTGCTTCCGTTCGCGGCGGGCCTGCTGTTCCTGACGCAGATCCTGCTCGCGACGCAGCTCCTCGCCCAGGCGGACGTGCTGTTCGGCTCGGGCGTGTCGCTCGTGGACGTGGGCGCGGTGGTGCTGTACCTGCTGCCCTACTTCCTCGGGTACGTGCTGCCCATCGCGTTCCTCCTCGGGGCGGTGCTCGGGGTCGGTCGGCTCGCGGAGGATCGCGAGGTGGTCGCGCTGGGCGCGGCGGGGTTCTCGCCGGCCTTCCTCGTGCCGGTGCCGCTCGCGATCGGCGTCGCGGTGGCGGGGCTCGGGCTCTGGCTGTCGCTCGACGTGGTGCCGAGGAGCCTCGACGCGGCGCGCCTGCGCCTGAACGAGATCGTGAAGCGCAACGTCATGAACGACGTCCGCCCCGGCACCTTCTACGATCAGATCCCCGGCTACACGCTCTACGCCGAGCGGGTCCACGGCGGCCGGTGGGGGAACGTCCTCATCAGCGACCGGTCCGATCCGGCCGCGCCGGTGCTCGCGCTCGCGCGCGCCGGCGGGCTCGAGCCGGTGGGCGCCGGTGAGGAGATGCGGCTCGTCCTCGACGACGGCGAGGTCCACCGCGAGCAGGTGGACGCGGACGAGTACGTGCTCGCCACCTTCCGCCGCGCCGACGTCGTGCTCGGGCTCGGGACCGCGCTCTCGGACCGGAACGCGGTCTCCCGCACCGGGCGCGACGACCTGGCGGGGCTGCAGGCCCGGGTGGCCGAGGCGCGCGCGAAGGGCGACGCCGCCGCCGCGCGCCGCGCCGAGGGGAGCCTCCACCGGAGGATCGCCTCGCCGCTCGCGGTGATCCCGTTCGCCCTCCTCGCCGTGCCGCTGGGCGCCTCGCGCCGGGCCGGCCGCGCCTTCGGGGTGGGCGCGACCTTCCTCGTGGTGGTGGCGCACTACCTGCTGCTGCGCAGCGGCGAGGTGATGGCCCAGCGCGGGGTGCTGCCCGCGCCGCTCGCGCTGCAGCTGCCGACCCTCGTCCTCTCGGCGATCGCCCTGGCCCTCATCGCCCTGCAGGTCCGCCGCGGCACGGGGGCGGTGCGTTGA
- a CDS encoding ABC transporter ATP-binding protein gives MSGSLTFENVGMRFRMYRERVTTLKEAVLGRFRHLRTADEFWALRDVSFRVGPGEAVGLIGHNGSGKSTLLKIAAGVLRASEGRADVRGRVSPMIELAAGFDPELTGRDNVFLNGALMGHSRKEMAQKFDRIVEFSELGEFIDMPVKNYSSGMYARLGFAIAVDVEPEILMIDEVLAVGDERFQAKCMDRIRAIKQAGCTIFYVSHAMDQVEELCERVIVLHHGRVEFDGAPVPAIARYRELQGFVPHAATRAG, from the coding sequence ATGTCCGGCTCGCTCACGTTCGAGAACGTCGGGATGCGCTTCCGCATGTACCGGGAGCGGGTGACGACGCTGAAGGAGGCGGTGCTCGGCCGCTTCCGCCACCTGCGCACGGCCGACGAGTTCTGGGCCCTGCGCGACGTCTCCTTCCGCGTCGGCCCGGGCGAGGCCGTCGGCCTCATCGGCCACAACGGCTCCGGCAAGAGCACGCTCCTCAAGATCGCGGCCGGGGTGCTCCGCGCCTCGGAGGGACGGGCGGACGTCCGGGGGCGGGTGTCGCCCATGATCGAGCTCGCCGCGGGCTTCGACCCGGAGCTCACCGGCCGCGACAACGTCTTCCTGAACGGCGCGCTCATGGGCCACTCCCGCAAGGAGATGGCGCAGAAGTTCGATCGCATCGTCGAGTTCAGCGAGCTCGGCGAGTTCATCGACATGCCGGTGAAGAACTACAGCTCGGGCATGTACGCGCGGCTCGGCTTCGCCATCGCGGTCGACGTGGAGCCGGAGATCCTCATGATCGACGAGGTGCTCGCCGTCGGCGACGAGCGCTTCCAGGCGAAGTGCATGGACCGGATCCGGGCGATCAAGCAGGCGGGGTGCACCATCTTCTACGTCTCGCACGCCATGGACCAGGTGGAGGAGCTCTGCGAGCGCGTCATCGTCCTGCACCACGGCCGGGTCGAGTTCGACGGCGCCCCGGTGCCCGCGATCGCGCGCTATCGCGAGCTCCAGGGGTTCGTCCCCCACGCGGCGACGCGGGCGGGGTGA
- a CDS encoding trans-aconitate 2-methyltransferase codes for MTVPPVNSPEYWEARFASGDWETRHGPEQSRFFAELALSLVAPSVRDDLRERRASVCDWGCGEGEGTAALAAAWGGRATGVDVSPTAVARARARHPGVSFAVSVSGLDREYDVLFTSNTLEHFSDPWGVLSSMLARVTRYAIVLVPFEERDRIEEHAFTFELESFPLTLGGFELVDLRIARCAGMPGSFWAGDQALAIYARSGADGRPLRLDPAIEAAVRRTAELAADRRALAAERDALRGERDALTARAVRSTPAPPPE; via the coding sequence ATGACGGTACCTCCCGTGAACTCGCCCGAGTACTGGGAGGCGCGCTTCGCCAGCGGAGACTGGGAGACGCGGCACGGGCCCGAGCAGTCGCGCTTCTTCGCAGAGCTGGCGCTCTCGCTCGTGGCGCCGTCCGTCCGCGACGATCTGCGGGAGCGCCGCGCCAGCGTGTGCGACTGGGGCTGCGGTGAGGGAGAGGGCACCGCCGCGCTCGCAGCCGCGTGGGGAGGACGCGCCACGGGCGTCGACGTCTCCCCGACGGCGGTGGCGCGCGCGCGCGCGCGGCACCCCGGCGTCTCGTTCGCCGTGTCCGTCTCCGGCCTCGATCGCGAGTACGACGTGCTCTTCACGTCGAACACGCTCGAGCACTTCTCCGATCCGTGGGGCGTGCTCTCGTCGATGCTGGCGCGAGTGACCCGGTACGCGATCGTGCTCGTGCCGTTCGAGGAGCGCGACCGGATCGAGGAGCACGCGTTCACCTTCGAGCTCGAGAGCTTCCCGCTCACCCTCGGCGGGTTCGAGCTCGTGGATCTGCGGATCGCGCGCTGCGCGGGCATGCCGGGCTCGTTCTGGGCGGGAGATCAGGCACTCGCGATCTACGCGCGGAGCGGCGCGGACGGGAGGCCGCTGCGCCTCGATCCCGCGATCGAGGCGGCGGTGAGGCGCACCGCCGAGCTCGCCGCTGACCGGCGCGCGCTCGCGGCGGAGCGGGACGCGCTTCGAGGCGAGCGGGACGCGCTCACCGCCCGGGCGGTCCGCTCCACCCCTGCGCCGCCGCCGGAGTGA
- the purD gene encoding phosphoribosylamine--glycine ligase, translated as MRVLVVGSGGREHALAWKISRSPLVRELFAAPGNPGIAEVATLVALDALDVEGIAHWSRENQIDLVVIGPEAPLVAGLADRLAREGIPAFGPSAAAAEIEGSKAFAKEIMEAAGIPTAGHGTFSDLDPALAFARARGGRVVVKADGLAAGKGVVVCADLREAEEALRAMLVDKVHGGAGARVVVEDRLEGPEASCIAFTDGARVRLLAAAQDHKRIFDGDRGPNTGGMGAFSPTPTVTPEVEAMVERDVLLPAVRELARRGRPFRGALYAGLMLTPAGPRVLEFNARLGDPETQPILLRMTSDVVPALLAAAEGDLSGVTLEFDRRAAVGVVLAAENYPAKPAAGDAIDGLAGPFEEGVQVFHAGTARARDGRVVTAGGRVLTVCALGDGLDDAARRAYAAAARIRFRGMQLRTDIGKRA; from the coding sequence ATGCGCGTCCTCGTCGTCGGATCGGGCGGGCGCGAGCACGCCCTCGCCTGGAAGATCTCGCGGAGCCCGCTCGTCCGCGAGCTGTTCGCAGCCCCTGGCAACCCCGGCATCGCCGAGGTCGCGACGCTCGTCGCGCTCGACGCGCTGGACGTCGAGGGCATCGCGCACTGGTCGCGCGAGAACCAGATCGACCTCGTGGTCATCGGCCCCGAGGCGCCGCTCGTGGCCGGCCTCGCCGATCGGCTCGCCCGCGAGGGGATCCCGGCGTTCGGCCCCAGCGCCGCCGCCGCCGAGATCGAGGGCTCGAAGGCCTTCGCGAAGGAGATCATGGAGGCGGCGGGCATCCCGACCGCGGGCCACGGCACCTTCTCGGACCTCGACCCCGCGCTCGCGTTCGCCCGGGCTCGCGGCGGGCGCGTCGTCGTGAAGGCGGACGGGCTCGCCGCCGGGAAGGGCGTGGTCGTCTGCGCCGACCTCCGCGAGGCGGAGGAGGCGCTCCGCGCGATGCTGGTGGACAAGGTCCACGGCGGCGCCGGCGCCCGCGTCGTGGTGGAGGACCGGCTCGAGGGGCCCGAGGCGAGCTGCATCGCCTTCACGGACGGCGCGCGCGTCCGCCTCCTCGCCGCCGCGCAGGACCACAAGCGGATCTTCGACGGCGACCGCGGCCCGAACACCGGCGGCATGGGCGCCTTCTCGCCCACGCCGACCGTGACGCCCGAGGTCGAGGCGATGGTGGAGCGGGACGTGCTGCTCCCCGCGGTGCGAGAGCTCGCCCGGCGGGGCCGTCCGTTCCGTGGCGCGCTCTACGCCGGGCTCATGCTCACGCCCGCCGGCCCGCGCGTGCTCGAGTTCAACGCGCGGCTCGGCGACCCCGAGACGCAGCCCATCCTGCTCCGCATGACGAGCGACGTCGTCCCGGCGCTCCTCGCCGCCGCGGAGGGCGATCTCTCCGGCGTGACGCTCGAGTTCGACCGCCGCGCGGCGGTGGGCGTGGTGCTCGCGGCAGAGAACTACCCGGCGAAGCCGGCGGCGGGCGACGCCATCGACGGCCTCGCGGGGCCGTTCGAGGAGGGCGTGCAGGTGTTCCACGCCGGCACGGCGCGGGCGCGAGACGGCCGCGTCGTGACCGCTGGGGGACGCGTCCTCACGGTGTGCGCGCTCGGCGACGGGCTCGACGACGCCGCCCGTCGCGCATACGCGGCCGCGGCGCGCATCCGCTTCCGGGGCATGCAGCTCCGCACGGACATCGGCAAGAGGGCGTGA